One Vicia villosa cultivar HV-30 ecotype Madison, WI unplaced genomic scaffold, Vvil1.0 scaffold7, whole genome shotgun sequence genomic window carries:
- the LOC131643082 gene encoding ribonuclease 1-like: MESKGSILVKLLLLLQLSVLCVSQQDFDFFYFVQQWPGSYCDSQKSCCYPTSGKPAADFSIHGLWPNYKDGTYPSNCDPNSPFDQSQISDLKTSLLKNWPTLACPSGNGIQFWTHEWEKHGTCSESRLKQHDYFETTLNLKQKSNLLDALTSAGIQADGSSYSLSNIKRAIQSQVGFAPFIECNVDSSRNSQLYQVYLCVDTSGLNFIDCPVFPNGKPCGSNVELPSF; this comes from the exons ATGGAGTCCAAAGGGTCAATTTTAGTTAAGCTTCTCTTGCTTCTTCAGTTATCAGTTCTATGTGTTTCACAACAAGATTTTGATTTCTTCTACTTTGTTCAACAG TGGCCAGGATCATACTGTGATTCACAGAAGAGTTGCTGTTACCCAACAAGTGGAAAACCTGCTGCTGATTTTAGTATTCATGGTTTATGGCCTAATTACAAAGATGGTACTTATCCATCTAACTGTGATCCCAACAGCCCTTTTGATCAATCTCAG ATATCTGATCTCAAAACCAGTTTACTAAAGAACTGGCCCACACTTGCATGTCCAAGTGGAAATGGAATTCAGTTTTGGACTCATGAATGGGAAAAGCACGGAACTTGCTCAGAATCAAGGCTTAAACAACATGATTATTTTGAAACAACTCTCAActtgaaacaaaaatcaaaccTCCTTGATGCTCTTACAAGTGCAGGAATACAAGCTGATGGCAGTTCCTACAGCTTGAGCAATATCAAAAGAGCCATACAAAGTCAAGTTGGGTTTGCTCCATTCATTGAATGCAATGTGGATTCGTCTCGTAACAGTCAGCTATACCAAGTTTACTTGTGCGTCGACACTTCTGGATTAAACTTCATTGACTGTCCAGTTTTCCCTAATGGCAAACCATGTGGATCTAATGTTGAGCTCCCATCTTTTTAA
- the LOC131643127 gene encoding uncharacterized protein LOC131643127 → MIIFSLNIRGGGKRVKRKRIGYNIQKGRVDLAFLQETKLRNVHHQYVKELWGDDWVEWSHLEAEGASGGILIMWKKHFFNLVYSFRGEGFLGVCVEKDNKRIYFVNCYASCDHKVRKNSWRKLVDLKRRSAVGTWCLGGDFNMVTSSVERVGISKKNYKKEMEDFKEFIRDMELVDPPTIGGSHKDFVEFVEKEWNSLEVKGRGDFCLVEKLKALKIKISLWNKEVFGWIDLNIEEAKKEMHFLDNKFAHFAGNVPEEEVAKRSKAAIAFWDNLHKKEGFLRLKSRQLWLAEGDCNTRCFHNSLKERRRRNSLCSLLSSKGVLEDVNDIKDFTFNHFKLFFEDPEVGRPNLGGLVLKKLNVAEGMNIERPFTELEIKEAIWSCDGNKSPGLDGFSLEFFKRFWGVIRVDVLKICNDFYTKGSLVKSITSSFLALIPKSNNPQSLSEFRPICLVGSIYKIIAKLLAARLKEVIGNLVSTNQTAFVPGRNMMDGVLMVNEIIDWSRRKKRSCLMLKVDFEKAYDTISWQYLKDTMLRMGFGARWMRWMDACIFNNHMSVLVNGSATKEFKVQKGLRQGDPLSPFLFVLAMEGLTALVKKSVEVGNFKPFKYGDNDSVDILQFADDTIILGEASCDNLWYLKVILRGFELVSGLKINFAKSNIIGVNVGGWYMNAAVTFLSCKEGKTPFKFLGIMVGDNPRRKKVWLEVVNNLKRRLSSWKGRNISMGGRVTLINSVLNSIPIFTLSFYKLPGNIAKEIRKIQSEFLWSGKSGKRSIHWVKWEVVCRPKAKGGLGVRDVREMNKALLLKWKWRILHDNEAIWQRFFKVRYSCPKLRIQDIGGNFQRSDDSIWWKDMCENKVLDDIIDNGFSGCFKCCCNNGMDVLFWINWWVGEQPLCMEFPDLFELSNAKYCSVAEVLERIDGSFRWNFGGLFSAGDSHGQPLSAAAAASPNWTQFCDSVRGFSTSANGGDSFSWSLAEGKEFTVASITSAIDSDKVFAWDYNLFNSLKVMWDLKLPPKIKVFAWRFFIDRLPTRDQLLKRDVANVSCPDCVMCGSFLESSSHLFFICQEAKTIWKYVFSWLGIPEMMNEEDLLCFNVIQEKVKCGKRRVLINFVWVATIWSLWLMRNAIIFRGEAFCFDVICSNIVFLSWRWMFCGYSKFRPTYYEWFKLPLSDTSHL, encoded by the exons ATGATTatcttttctcttaatattagaGGAGGTGGAAAGAGGGTGAAGAGGAAGAGAATAGGTTATAATATTCAGAAAGGTAGGGTTGACTTAGCTTTTTTACAGGAAACCAAGTTGAGGAATGTGCATCATCAATATGTTAAGGAGTTGTGGGGAGATGATTGGGTGGAGTGGTCCCACTTAGAGGCCGAAGGGGCGTCGGGAGGCATTCTAATTATGTGGAAGAAACACTTCTTCAATCTTGTCTATAGCTTTCGCGGAGAGGGTTTCTTAGGCGTTTGTGTGGAAAAGGATAACAAAAGAATCTACTTTGTCAATTGTTATGCTTCTTGTGATCACAAGGTTAGAAAGAACTCTTGGAGGAAGTTAGTGGATTTGAAAAGAAGGAGTGCAGTTGGTACATGGTGTTTAGGAGGGGATTTCAACATGGTTACATCTTCGGTGGAGAGAGTTGGAATTtcgaaaaagaattataaaaaggAGATGGAGGACTTTAAAGAATTCATTAGAGATATGGAGTTGGTTGACCCACCCACGATAGGAGGGAG TCATAAGGACTTCGTTGAATTTGTGGAGAAGGAATGGAACTCTTTGGAGGTGAAGGGGAGGGGGGATTTTTGTCTAGTGGAAAAATTGAAGGCActcaaaattaaaatttctttGTGGAACAAGGAGGTGTTCGGTTGGATAGATCTTAACATAGAGGAGGCGAAAAAGGAGATGCATTTTTTAGATAACAAGTTTGctcattttgcaggtaatgttCCGGAGGAGGAGGTGGCTAAAAGATCCAAGGCGGCCATTGCGTTTTGGGACAACCTTCATAAAAAAGAAGGTTTCCTCCGCCTAAAATCGAGACAATTGTGGCTAGCCGAAGGTGATTGCAACACGAGGTGCTTCCACAATTCGCTTAAAGAGAGAAGAAGGAGGAATTCTTTGTGCTCTCTTTTGTCAAGCAAAGGAGTGCTCGAAGATGTTAATGACATCAAAGATTTTACTTTCAACCACTTTAAGTTGTTTTTCGAGGACCCGGAGGTGGGGAGGCCGAATCTAGGGGGATTGGTTTTGAAGAAGCTCAATGTTGCGGAGGGGATGAATATAGAGCGTCCGTTCACGGAGTTGGAGATTAAGGAGGCCATTTGGTCTTGTGATGGAAATAAAAGCCCCGGGCTGGATGGTTTTTCTTTAGAGTTCTTCAAGAGGTTTTGGGGTGTGATCCGGGTGGATGTTTTGAAAATATGCAATGACTTCTATACGAAAGGTTCTCTTGTGAAATCAATCACTTCTTCCTTCCTTGCTTTGATTCCAAAGTCCAACAATCCTCAATCTTTATCCGAGTTTCGCCCGATTTGTTTGGTGGGTAGCATTTACAAAATTATTGCGAAACTTTTAGCGGCTAGATTGAAGGAAGTCATAGGGAACTTAGTATCTACCAACCAAACCGCTTTTGTCCCGGGTAGAAACATGATGGATGGTGTCCTTATGGTCAATGAAATAATAGATTGGTCTCGGAGGAAGAAAAGAAGTTGTCTTATGCttaaggtggattttgagaaGGCGTATGACACCATTTCTTGGCAATACCTTAAAGATACTATGTTGCGAATGGGATTTGGTGCTAGGTGGATGAGGTGGATGGATGCTTGTATATTTAACAATCACATGTCCGTCTTGGTTAACGGGAGTGCTACAAAAGAGTTTAAGGTGCAAAAAGGTTTAAGACAAGGAGATCCATTGTCGCCTTTTCTCTTTGTTCTTGCTATGGAAGGTTTGACCGCtttagtgaagaagtcggtagAGGTGGGGAACTTCAAACCTTTCAAGTATGGGGATAATGATAGTGTCGATatcctccaatttgcggatgacactattATTCTAGGTGAGGCGTCTTGTGATAACTTATGGTATTTGAAGGTTATCTTGAGAGGATTTGAATTGGTTTCCGGGTTGAAAATTAATTTTGCCAAAAGCAACATAATAGGGGTGAATGTTGGAGGGTGGTACATGAACGCCGCCGTGACATTTCTCTCTTGTAAAGAAGGTAAGACTCCTTTCAAATTCCTCGGAATTATGGTGGGAGATAATCCTAGAAGGAAAAAGGTGTGGTTGGAAGTGGTCAATAATTTGAAGAGGCGCCTTTCTTCGTGGAAAGGAAGGAACATTTCAATGGGAGGTAGAGTTACGCTAATCAATTCGGTTTTGAATTCAATTCCTATTTTCACTCTATCTTTTTATAAGCTTCCCGGAAACATTGCCAAAGAAATAAGGAAGATTCAAAGTGAGTTTTTATGGAGTGGAAAGTCCGGAAAAAGGAGTATTCATTGGGTTAAGTGGGAAGTGGTGTGTAGGCCTAAAGCGAAGGGTGGTTTGGGGGTTAGAGACGTTAGAGAAATGAACAAAGCTCTTCTCttgaaatggaagtggagaatcctTCATGATAATGAAGCCATTTGGCAAAGATTTTTTAAGGTGAGGTATTCTTGTCCTAAATTAAGAATTCAAGATATTGGGGGTAATTTTCAGAGAAGTGATGATTCCATTTGGTGGAAAGATATGTGTGAGAATAAAGTGTTGGACGACATCATAGATAACGGTTTTTCCGGTTGTTTCAAATGTTGTTGCAATAATGGTATGGATGTTCTTTTTTGGATCAATTGGTGGGTGGGAGAACAACCACTTTGCATGGAATTTCCGGATTTGTTTGAATTGTCAAATGCGAAGTATTGTTCGGTGGCGGAGGTATTAGAGCGGATTGACGGTTCGTTTAGGTGGAATTTTGGGGGACTGTTTTCTGCCGGCGATTCTCACGGCCAGCCACTCTCAGCCGCGGCAGCAGCCAGTCCAAACTGGACTCAGTTTTGCGACAGTGTTCGGGGCTTTTCTACTAGTGCGAACGGCGGTGACTCGTTCTCGTGGTCCTTGGCCGAGGGCAAGGAATTCACCGTTGCAAGCATAACAAGCGCCATTGATAGTGACAAAGTTTTCGCATGGGATTATAATTTGTTTAATTCTTTGAAAGTAATGTGGGATCTAAAGCTTCCGCCCAAGATCAAGGTATTCGCTTGGAGATTCTTTATTGATCGGCTTCCTACTAGAGATCAATTATTGAAAAGAGATGTAGCCAATGTTTCGTGCCCGGATTGCGTGATGTGTGGTTCCTTCCTTGAATCATCTTCCCATCTTTTTTTCATTTGTCAAGAGGCGAAAACAATTTGGAAATATGTGTTTAGTTGGCTTGGAATTCCGGAGATGATGAATGAAGAGGATTTGCTTTGCTTCAACGTTATTCAAGAAAAGGTGAAATGCGGCAAGAGAAGAGTTTTAATCAATTTTGTGTGGGTTGCAACTATTTGGAGCCTTTGGCTTATGAGGAACGCAATTATTTTTAGGGGGGAGGCGTTTTGTTTTGACGTTATTTGTTCTaacattgtttttctttcttgGAGATGGATGTTTTGTGGATATAGCAAGTTTAGACCAACCTATTATGAATGGTTTAAACTTCCCTTATCCGACACTAGTCATCTTTAG